The Methanosphaera sp. WGK6 genomic sequence TAAGGTAGGCGATACACATGAAAACTATAATATGGCCAGTATATATAAATTCAGAACACACTCGTGGAGAAGGACGTAAATTGTCTTTAAATGAATCAGTAAGTGAACCTAAAATTCGTGAAATAAGTCAAGCTTTAAGAAAATTAAAAATTCAACACATTGTTGACCATAGTAAATCATATCCTGGATCTTGGTGGGAAAATTCTGGAAGAGTTGTTGTAGAAAATAATGATAAAACCAAATTAGATTTATTACGTAGTATCACAACTCAAATTAAACTATCACGCAGTAAAAATTAATCGCCCAATTTTTTATTTTTTTTAAATGGAGTATTTTAGATGAGTGAAACTAAATTGATGGATATTAAAGAATCAAGAAGTCATATGGATTTATTATTCAACAAAGCAAAAGAAAAAATACTTGATTCGGAAGATATAACTGTATATACTCATACGGATTGTGATGGAATTACTGCAGGTAGTATTTTATCATCCATTTTAGATAAATTGGATATTAATCATTCAGTAAATTTTGTTGAAATTAATGAAGTAGAACATCTTACAAGTGATACTGATGTAACAATAATTTCAGATTTAGGGGCTGGTCAAAATATTGAAAACATACTTGATAATTCAAATAAAACTGCAATAATTCTTGATCATCATCCACCAATTCGAAAATTAGGTACCTCATTTAAAGGAGATTTAATTGAAATAAATCCTAATTATTATGGATTAGATGGATCTTATACAATATCTGGTGGAGGTTTATCCTATTTCTTGGCTAAATCATTTCAGTTTCATGATTTAAGTTGGATGGGTATATTAAGTGCTGTTGGGGATATGCAAAATAGTATGACTGGAAAATTAAGAGGATTAAATACAGAAATATTAAATGATGGGATGGAATTTGGTTGTGTAGATTATGTTAATGATCTTCTACTTTATGGACGTCATACAAGACCTCTCTTTGT encodes the following:
- a CDS encoding signal recognition particle subunit SRP19/SEC65 family protein, translating into MKTIIWPVYINSEHTRGEGRKLSLNESVSEPKIREISQALRKLKIQHIVDHSKSYPGSWWENSGRVVVENNDKTKLDLLRSITTQIKLSRSKN